The Solibacillus sp. FSL W7-1436 genome window below encodes:
- a CDS encoding malonate decarboxylase subunit delta — protein MEKLNYTFQANRPVTKQAHIGVVGSGDLEILIQPIEGSETKVEVRTGITGYAETWQKVVERFVSQQDILASIKINDFGATPGVVSIRLAQAAEVVFGE, from the coding sequence ATGGAAAAGTTGAATTACACATTTCAGGCAAATCGTCCGGTTACTAAGCAGGCGCATATCGGGGTTGTTGGATCGGGGGATTTAGAAATACTGATCCAGCCAATTGAAGGCTCGGAAACAAAAGTAGAAGTTCGTACAGGAATTACGGGATATGCTGAAACATGGCAAAAAGTAGTGGAGCGTTTTGTTTCTCAGCAGGATATATTGGCTTCAATAAAGATTAATGATTTCGGGGCAACACCAGGTGTCGTATCGATAAGACTTGCACAGGCAGCGGAGGTGGTTTTCGGTGAATAA
- a CDS encoding biotin-independent malonate decarboxylase subunit beta encodes MNNSITLPVSIVESKARERALLLLDEGTAHEILGPFDFFESPHLEAQNIVPQSDDGMIIMQGTIRGRRSLIISIEGSFQGGGIGEVSGAKFAGALERAYASCEAGELIYPVIIYDTGGVRLQEANYGLLSIAEISSAIVALKKYVPVIGIIPGKVGSFGGMSLTAGLCSALIMTREGRLGMNGPEVVQQEAGIQELNAKQKPFIWKMIGGSMRYNSKLVDAVVEDDVVNYLDTLEDLWAKNSFKQRTTEYDTFLNMLNHLQFEEKISPDEAQEILSDRAELPTAESTVADGENSSRGRTWFNAFTNNAPSISEIPSVLVADAELNGEKARFIAVVPNSESKFYRARNGEFGLQEAWTVAKYIRQAIEEDKNSADKRLIVPIVDVPGQAFGYHEELFGIYLACAASVEAYAVARQSGHPIVTCVVGKAISGAFLAHGMQGNRIISLDDSEVQVHVMSKKSAALVTMRTVEELDEFAKSVPSMAYDVHSFQTLGALHELIDGIDADKPSKEQARKVLHSIVMAKEDIIQSGDRTLANRIQSKVAVENGRKASIAVRENITQQWN; translated from the coding sequence GTGAATAATTCTATTACATTACCAGTAAGTATAGTAGAAAGTAAGGCAAGAGAACGTGCACTTTTACTATTAGATGAAGGAACAGCACATGAAATATTAGGTCCATTTGACTTTTTTGAATCACCTCATCTGGAAGCGCAAAACATCGTGCCGCAAAGTGATGACGGAATGATTATCATGCAAGGGACAATCCGTGGCCGTCGTTCATTAATCATTTCAATAGAAGGAAGTTTCCAAGGCGGAGGAATCGGTGAAGTTTCCGGGGCGAAATTCGCGGGTGCTTTGGAGCGTGCGTATGCCTCATGTGAAGCAGGGGAGCTGATTTATCCGGTCATTATTTATGATACAGGTGGTGTTCGTCTGCAAGAGGCGAACTACGGACTTCTTTCGATTGCTGAAATCAGTTCTGCAATTGTTGCTTTGAAGAAATATGTACCCGTAATCGGCATTATTCCAGGGAAAGTCGGTTCTTTCGGAGGAATGTCATTAACAGCAGGTCTTTGTTCTGCTTTAATCATGACCCGAGAAGGGCGACTTGGCATGAATGGCCCTGAAGTAGTTCAGCAGGAAGCGGGCATCCAGGAGCTGAATGCAAAACAAAAGCCGTTTATCTGGAAAATGATTGGCGGATCAATGCGCTACAATTCAAAATTAGTAGATGCTGTCGTTGAAGATGATGTCGTAAACTACCTGGATACGCTGGAAGATTTATGGGCAAAAAACAGCTTCAAACAAAGAACAACAGAATACGATACATTTTTAAATATGCTGAATCATTTGCAGTTTGAGGAAAAAATCAGCCCTGATGAAGCACAGGAAATTTTAAGCGACCGAGCTGAATTGCCAACTGCTGAATCAACGGTTGCAGACGGAGAAAACTCAAGCAGAGGCCGTACATGGTTTAATGCATTTACAAATAATGCACCATCGATTTCGGAAATACCATCAGTCTTAGTGGCTGATGCTGAATTAAATGGAGAAAAAGCGCGTTTTATCGCTGTCGTGCCAAACAGTGAAAGTAAATTTTACCGTGCACGAAACGGAGAGTTTGGTCTGCAGGAAGCATGGACTGTTGCGAAATATATTCGTCAGGCAATTGAAGAGGATAAAAATTCAGCTGATAAAAGGTTAATCGTTCCTATCGTCGATGTTCCGGGTCAGGCATTCGGATATCATGAAGAATTGTTCGGCATTTATTTAGCGTGTGCAGCAAGTGTTGAAGCGTATGCAGTTGCGCGTCAAAGCGGACATCCAATCGTTACATGTGTTGTAGGTAAAGCGATCTCAGGAGCGTTTTTAGCACACGGCATGCAGGGTAACCGTATTATTTCGCTTGATGACTCAGAAGTGCAAGTACATGTAATGTCCAAAAAGTCGGCAGCGCTTGTTACAATGCGTACTGTTGAAGAGCTGGATGAATTCGCAAAATCTGTTCCATCGATGGCGTATGATGTCCATTCATTCCAAACACTTGGTGCATTACATGAGTTGATCGACGGTATTGACGCAGACAAACCTTCTAAAGAACAAGCTCGTAAAGTTCTTCATTCAATTGTAATGGCAAAAGAAGATATAATTCAGTCTGGAGATAGAACGTTAGCAAATCGAATTCAATCAAAAGTAGCGGTTGAAAATGGTCGTAAAGCATCGATTGCTGTACGTGAAAATATTACACAGCAATGGAACTAA
- a CDS encoding malonate decarboxylase holo-ACP synthase — translation MELTVHDLVYLKSKDQIEYFGDYPGWMDEDEMAQGIAVVRRMKVEDGKVAIGFRGDNRSKRFAAITTISNIRRVIRPFDVLAKSYPKTHVRSLNYIEKVLDGLKWGIGGSVGFSMGTGINVCHENSDIDIIMYCEKLQELDQLKPILSKLRTSEHRVDVQVEILGVGAVVLADYLEHASFIVRTSTGPILLEKESLVYKG, via the coding sequence ATGGAACTAACTGTACATGATTTAGTGTATTTGAAGTCCAAGGATCAAATCGAGTACTTCGGTGATTATCCTGGTTGGATGGATGAGGATGAAATGGCTCAAGGCATTGCTGTTGTGAGACGTATGAAAGTAGAGGACGGGAAAGTTGCGATAGGCTTTCGCGGGGATAATCGGTCTAAACGATTTGCAGCGATTACAACGATATCTAATATTAGACGTGTAATTCGGCCGTTTGATGTTCTGGCAAAATCCTATCCGAAGACGCATGTCCGATCACTTAATTATATTGAAAAGGTATTGGATGGTCTTAAATGGGGGATTGGCGGAAGTGTTGGTTTTTCGATGGGAACCGGAATCAATGTCTGCCATGAAAACAGTGATATTGACATTATTATGTACTGTGAAAAGCTACAGGAGCTGGATCAGCTGAAGCCTATTCTTTCAAAGTTGAGAACTAGTGAACACCGTGTTGATGTCCAAGTGGAGATTTTAGGCGTTGGGGCCGTTGTTTTAGCTGACTACTTGGAACATGCTTCATTTATCGTAAGAACGAGTACGGGACCGATTCTGCTTGAAAAAGAATCATTAGTTTATAAAGGGTAG
- a CDS encoding YfbR-like 5'-deoxynucleotidase yields MIIIGIHTFFTSLNDLERIIRCPGRFKFEEHNVAAHSWKVSQYAMFFATLEERAGSQIDWKSLYEKTINHDFAEVFIGDIKTPVKHASVELKQMLSHVEEKMMEKFIREEIPLDLQDVFFDRMKEGKDKTIEGRLLEFADKLDQFYESFAELKRGNTDKEFVHMYESALSKLLLIDLPVSVDYFRNEILSDVVMEKTVIDIALLTENILQQHSE; encoded by the coding sequence GTGATTATTATAGGTATCCATACATTTTTTACAAGTTTAAATGATTTAGAGCGAATCATCCGCTGTCCGGGTCGCTTTAAATTCGAAGAACATAATGTGGCAGCACACTCATGGAAGGTTTCCCAGTATGCGATGTTCTTTGCAACATTGGAAGAACGTGCAGGCAGTCAAATTGACTGGAAATCACTATACGAAAAAACGATTAATCATGACTTTGCCGAAGTGTTTATCGGGGATATTAAAACACCTGTCAAACATGCAAGCGTCGAACTTAAGCAAATGCTTTCGCATGTCGAAGAGAAAATGATGGAGAAATTTATCCGGGAAGAAATTCCACTGGATCTTCAGGATGTGTTTTTTGACCGGATGAAAGAAGGCAAAGACAAGACAATTGAAGGACGACTGCTCGAGTTTGCAGACAAGCTGGATCAGTTTTACGAGTCATTTGCAGAACTGAAGCGCGGAAATACGGACAAAGAGTTTGTTCATATGTATGAATCAGCACTAAGCAAGTTGCTGCTGATTGATTTACCGGTATCTGTTGACTATTTCCGAAATGAGATTTTATCAGATGTTGTCATGGAAAAGACGGTCATCGATATTGCACTTTTAACGGAAAACATTTTACAACAGCATAGCGAATAA
- a CDS encoding YjfB family protein, with amino-acid sequence MELNTIMSAQLASLQQTVQMSILDKAMNTGAATAVQMIEAMPQPQATPASHPYKGQMIDVQV; translated from the coding sequence TTGGAATTAAACACCATCATGTCAGCTCAACTGGCATCACTGCAGCAAACTGTGCAGATGAGTATTTTAGACAAGGCCATGAATACCGGTGCGGCAACTGCTGTCCAAATGATTGAAGCAATGCCTCAACCACAAGCAACACCAGCATCCCACCCTTATAAAGGACAAATGATTGACGTCCAGGTTTAG
- a CDS encoding LysM peptidoglycan-binding and 3D domain-containing protein, with translation MTKKKLMAVLLAGVFSAGGLFATQASADTYTIQPEDTLYKISKQFETSVEEIKEMNNLTSNTIFVGDTIEIGGHDEKVYTIAPGDTLFHIALAHDATVDQLQDWNNIKSDLIYPGDTITVSGSQQKYAKSEVKSATGGTQAKTSTSSAPDTGRTLTVEATAYTAYCEGCSGTTANGTNLRANPNLKVIAVDPRVIPLGTKVWVEGYGEAVAADTGGAIKGNKIDVFIPDIGNAYEWGRRTVQIKILD, from the coding sequence TTGACAAAGAAAAAATTAATGGCAGTTCTATTGGCAGGAGTATTTTCTGCAGGGGGGCTATTTGCAACTCAAGCTTCTGCAGATACTTATACGATCCAGCCTGAAGATACACTTTATAAAATAAGTAAACAATTCGAAACATCGGTTGAAGAAATAAAAGAAATGAATAATTTAACAAGTAATACAATTTTCGTTGGAGATACAATAGAAATTGGCGGTCATGATGAGAAAGTATATACGATTGCACCAGGCGATACATTGTTCCATATTGCATTGGCCCATGATGCAACAGTTGACCAGCTGCAGGACTGGAACAATATCAAATCGGACCTGATTTATCCGGGTGACACGATCACAGTATCCGGATCTCAACAGAAATACGCCAAGAGTGAAGTGAAAAGTGCGACAGGCGGTACGCAGGCAAAAACATCAACAAGTTCAGCCCCGGACACAGGAAGAACGTTGACTGTTGAAGCGACAGCGTATACAGCCTATTGTGAAGGGTGTTCAGGAACAACTGCAAATGGTACGAATTTACGTGCCAATCCAAATTTAAAAGTAATTGCAGTAGATCCGCGTGTTATTCCATTAGGGACAAAAGTTTGGGTTGAAGGTTATGGGGAAGCCGTTGCAGCTGACACAGGCGGGGCAATTAAAGGCAATAAAATAGATGTATTTATTCCAGACATAGGTAATGCCTATGAATGGGGCCGCCGTACAGTACAAATAAAAATTTTAGACTAA
- a CDS encoding superoxide dismutase family protein, translated as MRVIGLIVCGLLLSGCSLFQKETVLVSAPETLSAKAQMYDTENNVVGEILFEESSKGVELTAVLNSLPPGDHGIHLHEVGKCEPPSFESAGAHFNPMKKEHGVDNPKGPHLGDLPNITADEAGNVELNFVTADFTLEKGKENSLFDADGTSIVIHEKADDYKTDPSGNSGARIVCGVIEQ; from the coding sequence ATGCGAGTAATTGGTTTAATCGTATGTGGACTATTATTAAGCGGATGCAGTTTGTTTCAAAAGGAAACCGTCCTGGTAAGTGCACCAGAAACTTTATCTGCTAAGGCGCAGATGTATGATACTGAAAATAATGTAGTTGGTGAAATTTTATTTGAAGAATCTTCCAAAGGGGTCGAACTGACTGCTGTTTTAAATAGTCTACCGCCAGGTGATCACGGAATCCATCTGCATGAAGTAGGGAAGTGTGAACCCCCTAGCTTTGAATCGGCGGGTGCTCATTTCAACCCAATGAAAAAGGAGCATGGTGTGGATAATCCGAAAGGCCCGCATTTAGGGGATTTACCGAATATTACTGCAGATGAAGCGGGGAATGTGGAGCTGAATTTCGTGACAGCCGATTTTACACTTGAAAAAGGAAAAGAAAATTCGCTGTTTGATGCTGATGGCACATCTATTGTCATTCATGAAAAAGCGGACGACTATAAGACAGATCCTTCAGGAAATTCGGGTGCGCGAATTGTTTGTGGGGTAATCGAGCAATAG
- a CDS encoding TAXI family TRAP transporter solute-binding subunit: MFKSKNMLFLLVLSAFILVLAACGGDDDAETSTGSETSTDTETTDSGSEKADFGDVKFLSILTGGTQGTYYPLGGTFADLITTDTGVKTTAEVSQASAANMTALAAGDGEIAFVQTDIAYYATQGTLMFEGQKIDSVVALGALYPETIQLVTLADSGIKTFADLKGKKVSVGAPGSGTYANAEQLLEIHGLSIKDDIQAQNLDFGESTDGIQSGQIDAAFITAGYPTGAVEALNATNGVHIIPVEADKAAELIEKYPYYAVDNIPAGTYGLEAEVPAVSVGAMLAVNKDLPEDLVSAMTKAIYDNTDKIGHAKGEFIKAETGLDGIGIDVHPGAQRYFDEVK, translated from the coding sequence ATGTTCAAATCTAAAAATATGCTTTTCTTATTAGTATTGAGCGCATTCATTTTAGTCTTGGCTGCATGTGGCGGAGACGACGATGCTGAAACATCAACTGGTTCAGAAACATCAACAGATACAGAAACAACGGATTCTGGTTCTGAAAAAGCAGATTTCGGCGATGTTAAATTCTTAAGTATTTTAACAGGTGGTACTCAAGGTACTTACTACCCGCTAGGGGGAACATTTGCGGATTTAATCACAACGGATACAGGGGTAAAAACAACTGCTGAGGTATCACAAGCTTCGGCTGCCAACATGACAGCTCTAGCTGCAGGTGATGGTGAAATTGCATTCGTTCAGACAGATATCGCTTACTATGCAACTCAAGGAACTTTAATGTTCGAAGGTCAGAAAATTGACTCTGTAGTAGCATTGGGAGCTTTATATCCGGAAACAATTCAATTAGTAACGTTAGCGGATTCAGGCATTAAAACATTTGCAGATTTAAAAGGTAAGAAAGTTTCTGTAGGTGCACCAGGTTCAGGTACTTATGCAAACGCTGAGCAATTACTGGAAATCCACGGATTATCTATTAAAGACGATATTCAAGCACAAAACTTAGACTTCGGTGAATCTACTGACGGTATTCAATCAGGTCAAATTGACGCAGCATTCATTACGGCTGGTTACCCAACTGGTGCTGTAGAAGCTTTAAATGCAACAAATGGTGTACACATTATTCCAGTTGAAGCAGACAAAGCGGCAGAATTAATCGAGAAATACCCTTACTACGCAGTAGATAATATCCCTGCTGGCACATACGGTTTAGAAGCGGAAGTTCCTGCTGTATCTGTAGGAGCAATGTTAGCAGTAAATAAAGATCTGCCTGAAGATTTAGTGTCTGCAATGACAAAAGCAATCTATGATAATACAGATAAAATTGGTCACGCTAAAGGCGAATTTATTAAAGCTGAAACAGGCTTAGACGGAATCGGTATTGATGTACACCCAGGTGCACAAAGATACTTTGATGAAGTAAAGTAA
- a CDS encoding DUF1850 domain-containing protein, which yields MKKWIFIILVFLSVIVWFIPFERSIVFTETRVQKPVQHFLPLKDKDEFQLVFTHSIHLTDVTESYKVLPTNEFQLLSMEYTDVAIGMPGHAEEGQTLNYEDGVYTLQYNDAKLEEFTLHIGNVDYKLNLQHRGKIIPLKEHLVRGKSYIVTIKKLSLYDKLKGVELDD from the coding sequence ATGAAAAAGTGGATTTTTATCATCCTGGTTTTTCTTAGTGTTATTGTTTGGTTTATTCCTTTTGAACGGAGCATAGTTTTTACAGAAACGAGAGTTCAAAAACCTGTTCAGCATTTTTTGCCGTTAAAGGATAAAGATGAGTTCCAGCTGGTTTTTACTCATTCAATCCACTTAACAGATGTGACAGAGAGTTATAAAGTGCTGCCTACAAATGAGTTTCAGCTGCTTTCAATGGAGTACACGGATGTGGCAATAGGGATGCCGGGGCATGCTGAAGAAGGGCAGACACTAAATTATGAAGATGGTGTTTACACACTTCAATACAACGATGCAAAATTAGAAGAATTTACGTTACATATCGGGAATGTCGACTATAAATTAAATCTTCAGCATAGAGGAAAGATCATTCCTTTAAAAGAGCATTTAGTAAGAGGGAAATCCTATATAGTAACAATTAAGAAATTGTCTTTATATGACAAATTGAAAGGAGTCGAATTAGATGACTGA
- a CDS encoding TRAP transporter permease, with protein MTDKKAAVDSGALHESLTLEQQQELLEKYDLESNQRNPQNFMKHIIYFGLLAFTIFQVYTAIFGQFPAQIQRTVHLGFALTFVFLLFPASRKLSKRTIPFYDYILAIIAIVVGSYWVINYDRLVQSLGQLQTMDFYIGILAVIIVLEGARRAVGLPITIIAGLFLLYAFYGPYMPDFMAHRGQSLDSIVNLMFFSTDGILGTPLAVSSTFIFAFLLFGAFLVKTGVGEYFNDLAIAIAGKLTGGPAKVAIFSSALQGTISGSSVANVVTSGSYTIPMMKRLGYNKNFAGAVEASASTGGQLMPPIMGAAAFLMVEFIGRGVTYWDIAKAAAIPAILYFTGIWIMTHFEAKRLGLRGLKDEEMPDRSKVFKKIYLLIPIVLIIILMMSGVPVIHAALYGIISCIVVGFINPDVKFGFKEIIDGMVEGARSALAVAAATACAGIIVGVVVKTGLGLSLANSLVKLAGGSILLTLFFVMIASLILGMGAPTTANYVITSTIAAPAIIALLAPDVAASAAPLVIVLSAHFFVFYFGIIADITPPVALAAFAASGISGGDPIRTGVNSAKLAIAAFIIPYMIIFSPALLMIDVTLWQILWVVFTAIMGMIAIGVGVIGYWYRPVSWIERIVLLGAGLAMIYPESLSDTIGLIVFGVMFVIQYITRNKGNGSKVAIS; from the coding sequence ATGACTGATAAAAAAGCCGCTGTAGATTCAGGAGCTTTACACGAATCACTTACTTTGGAACAGCAGCAGGAATTACTTGAAAAATATGATCTGGAATCGAATCAGCGTAACCCGCAAAATTTCATGAAGCATATCATCTATTTTGGGTTGCTTGCATTTACGATTTTCCAAGTTTATACAGCAATTTTCGGGCAGTTTCCTGCGCAAATACAGCGTACGGTTCACTTAGGATTTGCTTTAACATTTGTGTTTTTACTCTTCCCGGCAAGTCGTAAGCTATCAAAACGGACAATTCCGTTTTATGACTATATTTTAGCTATTATTGCTATAGTAGTGGGAAGTTATTGGGTAATCAATTATGACCGGCTTGTTCAAAGTTTAGGTCAACTGCAAACAATGGATTTCTATATCGGAATCCTGGCGGTAATTATTGTATTGGAAGGTGCCCGTAGAGCGGTTGGTTTACCAATCACTATTATTGCCGGACTGTTTCTGCTTTACGCATTTTACGGTCCTTATATGCCGGACTTTATGGCACACCGTGGTCAAAGTCTGGATAGTATAGTGAACTTAATGTTCTTCTCGACAGACGGTATTTTAGGAACACCATTAGCAGTATCTTCTACATTCATTTTTGCGTTCCTATTATTCGGGGCGTTCCTTGTTAAAACAGGCGTAGGGGAATACTTCAATGATCTAGCGATTGCGATTGCCGGTAAATTAACTGGTGGTCCAGCGAAAGTTGCAATTTTCTCGTCTGCACTGCAAGGGACAATTTCAGGGAGTTCTGTAGCGAACGTAGTAACTTCTGGTTCATATACGATTCCGATGATGAAACGTCTCGGCTATAACAAAAACTTTGCAGGTGCTGTAGAGGCATCGGCATCTACAGGTGGTCAGTTAATGCCGCCGATCATGGGTGCTGCTGCGTTCTTAATGGTAGAGTTTATCGGTCGTGGTGTCACATATTGGGATATTGCCAAGGCTGCTGCCATTCCGGCAATTTTGTACTTTACAGGGATTTGGATCATGACACATTTTGAAGCAAAACGTTTAGGATTACGTGGCTTAAAAGATGAGGAAATGCCGGATCGTTCTAAAGTATTCAAGAAAATTTACTTACTTATTCCGATTGTACTGATTATCATTCTAATGATGTCAGGTGTACCGGTAATTCACGCGGCACTTTACGGAATTATTTCTTGTATTGTTGTTGGGTTCATTAATCCGGATGTTAAATTCGGTTTTAAAGAAATTATCGATGGAATGGTTGAAGGTGCACGCTCGGCATTGGCAGTTGCTGCTGCAACAGCTTGTGCGGGTATTATCGTCGGCGTTGTTGTAAAGACAGGATTAGGATTGTCTCTTGCAAACAGCCTAGTTAAATTAGCAGGAGGAAGCATTCTCCTTACATTATTCTTTGTAATGATTGCTTCGTTAATTTTAGGTATGGGTGCACCGACAACAGCAAACTATGTTATTACATCAACAATTGCAGCGCCAGCAATCATTGCATTACTGGCACCGGATGTTGCTGCAAGTGCAGCTCCGCTTGTTATTGTTTTATCAGCACACTTCTTTGTGTTCTATTTCGGTATTATTGCGGATATTACACCGCCTGTTGCGCTCGCCGCCTTTGCTGCATCCGGCATTTCAGGGGGAGACCCGATTCGTACTGGTGTGAACTCCGCGAAGCTTGCCATCGCGGCATTCATTATTCCGTATATGATTATCTTCTCACCGGCACTGCTGATGATTGATGTGACGTTATGGCAAATTTTATGGGTAGTGTTCACTGCAATCATGGGTATGATCGCTATAGGTGTCGGAGTTATCGGTTACTGGTACCGCCCTGTAAGCTGGATTGAACGCATTGTTTTACTTGGTGCAGGTTTAGCAATGATTTACCCTGAATCACTGTCTGATACAATTGGACTGATTGTATTTGGAGTAATGTTCGTGATCCAGTATATTACAAGAAACAAAGGGAATGGATCAAAAGTGGCCATTTCATAA
- a CDS encoding amidohydrolase: MLAVNSTEQMIFDWFQYFHANPEVSWKEIKTTAKLAEILDGMGVSYKKFDDVTGLVAEIGKGKETIAVRADIDALWQEVDGVMQANHSCGHDANISIVLGALYALKNESLDKKIRFIFQPAEETGGGALAMIDRGVMEDVTHLFGVHLRPMEELPLGKVSPAIYHGAAAFLNGTITGIDAHGARPHQGKNAIDVVVAIQQMLKNIHVDPFEVYSAKLTKIVADGGSVNIIPGNATFSIDVRAQKNEVLVQVQRDVDKGLKQIAAMFDIGVEWDWMDVTPGAEVSSEAAAIAERSIVEALGEKSLAPAVITPGSDDFHFYTIKNTELKATMIGVGADLGPGLHHPKMTFDAKALLDGAKVMATTLKNSAMK; encoded by the coding sequence ATGTTAGCGGTTAATTCTACGGAACAAATGATTTTTGATTGGTTTCAGTATTTCCATGCAAACCCTGAAGTAAGCTGGAAAGAAATAAAAACAACAGCAAAATTAGCAGAAATCTTAGATGGTATGGGCGTCAGCTATAAAAAGTTTGACGATGTGACTGGACTTGTCGCGGAAATCGGAAAAGGCAAAGAAACAATTGCGGTACGCGCTGATATCGATGCACTGTGGCAGGAAGTGGATGGCGTCATGCAGGCAAATCACTCTTGTGGACATGATGCAAATATATCTATTGTTTTAGGTGCGCTTTACGCATTAAAAAATGAATCTTTGGATAAGAAAATCCGTTTTATTTTCCAACCGGCTGAGGAAACTGGTGGCGGGGCATTGGCAATGATTGACCGTGGCGTAATGGAAGATGTTACCCATTTATTTGGTGTTCATCTGCGTCCGATGGAAGAACTGCCATTAGGGAAAGTGTCACCTGCAATCTATCATGGTGCAGCAGCATTCTTAAATGGGACAATTACTGGAATTGATGCACATGGGGCTCGTCCGCACCAGGGGAAAAATGCAATTGATGTCGTTGTAGCGATTCAGCAAATGCTGAAAAATATCCATGTCGATCCATTTGAAGTATACTCGGCGAAGTTAACGAAAATTGTAGCAGATGGCGGAAGCGTCAATATTATTCCGGGCAATGCGACATTCTCGATCGATGTTCGCGCACAGAAAAATGAAGTCTTGGTGCAAGTACAGCGCGATGTCGATAAAGGCTTGAAACAAATTGCAGCGATGTTCGATATTGGGGTTGAATGGGATTGGATGGACGTTACACCAGGTGCGGAAGTATCATCGGAAGCTGCTGCCATTGCAGAACGCTCGATTGTTGAAGCACTTGGAGAAAAAAGTCTGGCACCGGCAGTCATAACACCGGGAAGCGATGATTTCCACTTCTATACGATTAAAAATACAGAGCTGAAGGCGACGATGATCGGTGTTGGTGCAGATCTTGGTCCGGGACTTCATCACCCGAAAATGACCTTTGATGCAAAGGCATTGCTCGATGGCGCCAAAGTAATGGCAACAACATTGAAAAACAGTGCAATGAAATAA
- a CDS encoding Fe-S oxidoreductase, which translates to MPALSYDQVRQLNSYSIFTEEPDRPLFTLANLHKDFYLTDFRNLMMGITNAATEAAAISHFGRRYGMFVAMQFYMLTTYDEIWDGKPEDLRFAIVQEFGIHTLGMYINPNDFRYVEDDERERVMTDILYKTSVVIGQLRKTTSISPLTLWENIFGYMLWHFHTLLENPALADRAFEDLDMLEDKNIWRYFSDKSLFLNYTGGKNPSALINQPVRKSCCFSKDIPGLMACGFCPMK; encoded by the coding sequence ATGCCTGCACTTTCTTATGATCAAGTACGACAACTAAATTCCTACAGTATTTTTACCGAAGAACCTGACCGCCCATTATTTACTTTGGCGAATCTACATAAAGACTTCTATTTGACGGATTTCCGCAATTTGATGATGGGTATTACGAATGCGGCTACAGAAGCTGCGGCTATCTCCCACTTCGGACGTCGCTACGGCATGTTTGTCGCAATGCAGTTTTATATGCTGACGACGTATGATGAAATTTGGGACGGCAAGCCCGAAGATTTGCGGTTTGCTATTGTTCAGGAGTTTGGCATTCATACACTCGGGATGTATATAAACCCAAATGATTTCCGCTATGTGGAAGATGATGAGCGCGAACGAGTGATGACGGACATTTTGTACAAGACGTCTGTTGTGATTGGCCAGTTACGGAAAACAACGTCCATCTCGCCGCTTACTTTATGGGAGAATATTTTCGGATACATGCTTTGGCACTTCCATACATTACTCGAAAATCCGGCATTGGCAGACCGCGCTTTCGAGGACCTGGATATGCTCGAAGATAAAAATATTTGGCGTTATTTCTCGGACAAATCGCTGTTTTTAAATTATACAGGCGGAAAAAATCCTTCTGCTCTCATCAATCAGCCTGTTCGCAAAAGCTGCTGTTTCTCAAAAGATATTCCCGGCTTAATGGCCTGCGGATTTTGCCCGATGAAATAG
- a CDS encoding DUF4395 domain-containing protein yields the protein MTKPISVPRPLVRVNQWVIFLSVVITWITGQYWILAIPLIANVLGIFTGFNPIMRFAKIFLTKDINSYIPEEIGQQKFNSTIASICLAGGIIGFAFNWPVVAYSFTVMVAVASFVAILGFCVGCFMLFQFKQYQYRRSLKNS from the coding sequence ATGACTAAACCGATTTCTGTACCAAGACCTTTAGTTCGTGTAAATCAGTGGGTTATATTTTTATCAGTCGTTATCACATGGATAACAGGACAGTACTGGATTTTGGCGATTCCGTTAATTGCAAATGTACTTGGGATTTTCACCGGGTTTAATCCAATTATGCGCTTTGCGAAAATATTTTTAACGAAAGACATCAATTCGTACATTCCGGAAGAAATTGGACAGCAAAAGTTCAATTCGACAATTGCGAGTATTTGCCTGGCAGGCGGAATAATAGGGTTTGCCTTTAACTGGCCGGTTGTTGCATACAGCTTTACGGTTATGGTGGCGGTAGCATCATTTGTAGCAATTTTAGGCTTTTGTGTCGGCTGCTTTATGCTGTTCCAATTCAAACAATACCAATATCGTCGTTCACTAAAAAATTCTTAA